In the genome of Triticum urartu cultivar G1812 chromosome 5, Tu2.1, whole genome shotgun sequence, one region contains:
- the LOC125511419 gene encoding uncharacterized protein LOC125511419, with the protein MRERERGQRRWGQGQQGHLHPPNWPARCDYICAMPSRAKLHLLRLKTARVLHPAHHTYHSSTYKARTYAGTRTRARLIMEVSGSAHDLGDSFSYGWLNQAPPSFDRLAADAGQYSSGGSRSSFIDMEDPSELFSMRWTTTAATDFDFGLPAPGDGGAASPAQLVSASQIFRGGRLLPCEPGGCSGTSVQEDGDGSVARRAKDAVPRLSPPSSPLFHSAQSTPLSLSACSSATSKHAGQRPMTRRRGGSSPWKVLLRYVRFLMPLYRKARARHAHSRVAPAGSPSRGSTSSAVEWCHGNADTAVHDAILYCKKSSGKDALP; encoded by the exons atgagagagagagagagaggacaaAGGCGTTGGGGGCAGGGGCAACAGGGGCATTTGCACCCACCGAATTGGCCTGCGCGGTGCGACTATATCTGCGCCATGCCGTCCCGTGCCAAGCTTCATCTCCTCAGACTCAAGACAGCGCGCGTGCTGCACCCTGCGCACCACACGTACCACTCCTCCACCTACAAAGCTCGTACGTACGCTGGCACGCGCACGCGCGCGCGGCTTATCATGGAGGTGAGCGGCTCGGCGCACGACCTCGGCGACAGCTTCTCCTACGGCTGGCTCAACCAGGCGCCGCCCTCCTTCGACCGCCTGGCTGCCGACGCCGGTCAGTATTCCTCCGGGGGCTCCAGGTCCTCCTTCATCGACATGGAGGACCCCTCCGAGCTCTTCTCCATGCGGTGGACCACGACGGCGGCGACCGACTTTGACTTCGGCCTCCCGGCGCCAGGCGACGGAGGCGCCGCGTCCCCCGCGCAGCTGGTCAGCGCCAGCCAGATCTTCCGCggcggccgcctcctcccctgcgAGCCCGGCGGCTGCTCCGGCACCTCTGTGCAAGAAGACGGCGACGGCTCGGTGGCCCGTCGCGCCAAGGACGCCGTGCCGCGGTTGTCGCCTCCGTCGTCGCCGCTGTTCCACTCGGCGCAGAGCACGCCGCTGTCGCTGAGCGCGTGCTCCAGCGCGACGAGCAAGCACGCCGGGCAGCGCCCGATgacgaggcggcgcggcgggTCGTCGCCGTGGAAGGTGCTGCTGAGGTACGTGCGGTTCCTGATGCCGCTGTACCGCAAGGCCCGGGCGAGGCACGCGCACAGCAGGGTGGCGCCGGCGGGGAGCCCGTCGCGCGGGTCCACGTCGAGCGCCGTCGAGTGGTGCCACGGCAATGCCGACACGGCCGTCCACGACGCCATCCTCTACTGCAAGAAGTCCAGC GGAAAAGATGCACTGCCATGA
- the LOC125511418 gene encoding probable receptor-like protein kinase At5g24010, whose translation MASPPGAARLAALLLLALLAGPAASRFAPADNHLIACGATAPAVLPDGRRFVPDSGCASMTLRSAAPALPSAAPAAPAPAPPSPLHAAARVFSCHASYDLAVRRRGRHVLRLHFYPFSPALASARFHVGAGGFLLLHNFTASSPVVKDFLLPVDADVLVLTFVPEAGSAAFVNAIELFSAPEELVGDIATLVAADGVNRTDGLSSQVFETLYRVNVAGRKVTPFNDTLWRTWVNDEGFLINKESSSSKAWSFGGRIAYPKDSRLMTREVAPDNVYNSARSVRSDGNLTWGFPVPARNRYLVRMHFCDIVSKALYQLYFSIYVNGHLAVKDFDISSTTGYLAYPYYIDYVVDVEDEGMLKLAIGGSKMSRPGEASGFLNGLEIMRMNKTGGGMDGDFPVVLDMGYLVSKGFGEFARSLLCGLVFAGLFLVLVMLVLRLRTELKNNGTLWFSQSVDSGEGKLARAYQLVPTKTDY comes from the coding sequence ATGGCCTCCCCGCCGGgcgccgcccgcctcgccgcccTGCTGCTCCTCGCGCTCCTCGCCGGGCCCGCCGCGTCCCGCTTCGCCCCGGCGGACAACCACCTCATCGCCTGCGGCGCGACGGCCCCGGCCGTCCTCCCCGACGGCCGCCGCTTCGTCCCGGACTCCGGCTGCGCGTCCATGACCCTCCGCTCCGCGGCCCCCGCCCTCCCGTCCGCCGCCCCCGCTgcgcccgcgcccgcgccgccctcCCCTCTCCACGCCGCCGCGCGCGTCTTCTCCTGCCACGCCTCCTACGACCTCGCCGTGCGCCGCCGCGGGCGCCACGTCCTGCGCCTCCACTTCTACCCCTTCAGCCCCGCCCTCGCCTCCGCGCGCTTCCACGTCGGCGCCGggggcttcctcctcctccacaACTTCACCGCCTCGTCCCCCGTCGTCAAGGACTTCCTGCTCCCCGTCGACGCCGACGTCCTCGTCCTCACCTTCGTCCCCGAGGCCGGATCCGCCGCCTTCGTCAACGCCATCGAGCTCTTCTCGGCGCCCGAGGAGCTCGTCGGCGACATCGCCACCCTCGTCGCCGCTGACGGCGTCAACCGCACCGACGGGCTCTCCTCGCAGGTCTTCGAGACGCTCTACCGGGTCAACGTCGCCGGCCGCAAGGTCACCCCGTTCAACGACACGCTGTGGCGGACATGGGTCAACGACGAGGGCTTcctcatcaacaaggaatcatcCAGCAGCAAGGCATGGTCATTCGGTGGCCGGATTGCTTACCCCAAGGACAGCAggttgatgacccgagaggtggCTCCGGACAACGTCTACAACTCGGCGAGGTCGGTGAGGTCAGACGGCAATCTGACATGGGGTTTCCCTGTGCCCGCTCGCAACCGGTACCTCGTGCGCATGCACTTCTGTGACATTGTGAGCAAGGCACTGTATCAGCTCTACTTCAGTATCTATGTCAATGGTCATCTCGCAGTGAAGGATTTTGACATTTCCAGCACCACTGGATACTTGGCCTATCCGTATTACATCGACTATGTTGTGGACGTTGAGGATGAAGGGATGCTGAAACTGGCCATTGGTGGCTCCAAGATGAGCCGGCCTGGAGAAGCGAGTGGTTTCCTGAATGGGCTCGAGATAATGAGGATGAACAAAACGGGTGGCGGCATGGACGGGGATTTCCCTGTTGTTCTGGACATGGGGTACCTGGTCAGTAAGGGGTTTGGGGAATTCGCTCGCTCACTGCTGTGTGGTTTAGTCTTCGCCGGGCTGTTTTTGGTTTTGGTCATGCTGGTGCTGAGGTTGAGGACCGAGCTGAAAAACAATGGAACGCTTTGGTTCAGCCAGTCAGTGGATTCTGGTGAGGGGAAGTTGGCTAGAGCATATCAGCTTGTGCCCACCAAGACAGACTATTAA